TTTCTCCCCTCGCTGTGGGCAAAGGACATAGACCCGGCTGCCCCGCTTTTCGGAGAGCCACTGCTCGTACACCTCGGGCGAGGGCAGGGGCGAGGCCACCAGGATCTCCCGGGGGATAAAGGTATCCTCCCCGTAAGTCTGGGTGATAAAGTCCGCCAGTATCTCCCCCGGTCCGGCCTCCAGCGGCGGGTTTACGGGGTAGTGCTGGCTGCCGATCATCTTACCCGCGCGGATGTTGGTGACCTGCACCACCCCCAGCGGCCCCTCTTCAGCCAGGGCCAGCACGTCCCGGTCCTCAAGGCCGGTGGAGATGGCCTTTTGCCGCTGCATCACCCGCTCGATCATGGCGATCCGATCCCGGTAGATAGCCGCCCGCTCGTACTCCATTTTCTGGGCGGCGTCCGCCATCTTTTCCTGCAGGCCGGAGACGATATCCTCATACTTGCCCGAGAGGAACAGGATCACCTGATCGATCACCTCCCGGTATTCCTCCGGGGTGACCAACCCCGCGCAGGGCGCCATGCAGGCGCCGATCTGGTAATTCAGGCAGGGCCGCTCCGGGCGCATGCCAGGGGCGATAGCCTTTTTGCAGGTGCGGATGGGAAAGGTCTTTTTTAGCGTATTGAGCACATCCCGCAGCGAATGCGCGCCGATATAGGGGCCAAAGTAGCGCGCCCCGTCGTCCGCGATCCGCCGGGCGATCTCCACCCGGGGATAAGGCTCCTTTAAATTGATACGCACATAGGGGTACTGCTTATCATCCTTGAGCAGAATGTTGTAGTGGGGCCGGTAGCGCTTGATGAGGTTGCATTCCAAAATCAGCGCTTCCAGCTCCCCATCGGCCAGGATGTACTCGATGCGGGCGATCTTGGCCACCATGGCCCGCACCTTGGCCCCGTGTTTCTGGGTGGATTGGAAGTACTGGCGCACCCGGCGCTTGAGCGAGATGGCCTTGCCCACGTAAATAATGGTATCCTGCGCATCCCGCATCAGGTAGACACCGGGATGGTCGGGTATATTTTTCAGCGTTTCTTCAACTTCTTTGGGCCATTGCGCCATAAACGGGGCACTCCTTTTACGATCGGTGTTTTAAAATCACGATAGGGCACGGCTTTTGCCATGCCCTATTATACCATATTTTTGTTTCGCGCAGGGCCAAGGCATTTCCCGTTCTCGTCCCCGGGCCGTAAGCGCGCCTGTTACCCTTACAGCTGCCCATAGACCTTGCGCGCCGCCTCCACCTGCTCTTTATCCGGCGCGCGGCGGCTGTAGCGGGCCAGGTTGTAGCCCTGTGCCAGCGCCTGCAACGTTCCTTTAGGCACGCGCCGCAGCTGCGCCTGCCCGGCCAGTTCATTGGGGGTTAGCAGCGTAAGCGGATTTTGCGCCTCCTGCTCCTCCAGATGATCCAGCACCCTACGGTAGGCCAGGCGCACCCGCTCGGTATCGTCCGCGCAGTCCTTCCAGCCCTTGCGGCGCATCCGGTGCAGCAGGCGCGAAAACCAGCCCCGCCTTTTGGCTTGGACGATATCTTCTTCCTCGTCCACATATCCATCGCCCTGGGCGTAACGGCCGCTGGGCGCGGTGCGCTCCATCAACCGTTTCAGCGCCCGGATCAGCCAGCGTACCGCCATAAAAAGGATAAACGCCACGATCAGCGCGGCCACCACCCACATCACGATCTGCAACCATTGGGGCGTTTCCACCGTGGGCTCCAATTCCAGGCTCTCCGGCGCGGCGGGGGCCAGCCCCTCGGGCGTATTCTGGGCAAACAGGCTCATGATCCATCCCAATCCGGCCACAAAGGCCCCGATCCCCTGGGCGATCACCCACAAAAAGCCTTGCAATGCGCGGCCCACCAGCGGACCGTTCATCATCAACAGCGCCAAAACAATGACGGGGATAACCATCATCCGCCCGCCCCGCCGTACCGAACGGGGCGCGCTGCCGGCCCCCGCCTCCCGCACGGAGGTGGCGTTGATCATCAAAACGGCGATCACCACATAAACCGAGCCAAAGGCCCCCAGCCGCTCCCCCGCGCCCGGCATAGGGAAAAACCACCCGAATACCAGCGCCACAACCAGGTAAAGCCCAAACCCCACCGGCAGCAGCCGCACGTCCAGTGTCGAGGGGATATCCATGCGTGCCACAAAAAAACCTACGGCCGCCACGGCGGGCGCGGCCACCATCCAAACGGTTTGCAGCTGCACGCCCATCCAGGGGAAAAAGGCCGCAAGAAAACTGCCCGCCAACAGCGCCAGCAGCACCAATACCGCCACGCCTACCTTGGCCTTGCGCGTCTCCAGACCGGCCAGCGCGCCCAACAGCAATATGCCCAACAGCAGCGCCGTACCCGGGATACAGCTGCCGCCTGCAAGGAAGCCCTGCAAAGCCGCCTCGCACACCGGGTAAAGCATCAAAAACCCCATACCAATCTGCATGGCCCGCATAACACCCCTGCGCGCGCATAAAGCCTTTATGTCTATCTTCATCTTTCCGCCCCCAAGCTGCATCACTATTTCTGTTTAAGACGCCGCCCTATCCCCTTCGGCCTGTGGAATGGGCAGATACGTTACCGTATTGCCCAGTGCCCGCAGGCGGCCGGCATGCATTTCCAGCGTCTCGTCCCAATAATTGGAGACCACCGCAAAGTCCATCCCGCCCGGCAGCATGGCCTCCACCTGCTCTAGCAGCGTGGGCAGGGTCAGCTTGCGGTGTATCCGCAAATGGGCCAGCGCGCCCAATATGCTGCGCAGCTGGTCGTTGCCGCCGGCCGGTTCGATATACAAAGGCTCCTGCAGGCCGTCGATATCGCCGTTGGTGGTCATCCCCGCCTCTAGCCCCAGGGATACGGCCCAAGCTGCCAAACTGGCCGCGTAGGAGATGCCCCGCTCGATCACCTCGGCCTCCTGTTCGCCCAGTTCTCCCCACTGGCCGGCGTCCCGCTGGACGTTGACCACCATCATCACCCGCGGCGAGGCGGTAAAGTCATGGGTCTTGACCTGCAAATGCCCCCGCCGGGCCGTGGCGGCCCAATGGATATCCTTTTGCCGGTCTCCCGCCGCGTAATCCCGGATTCCGTTGACCAGATAAGGGTCGCTCTGGATATAGCGGCGCACCACCACGTCCCCTTGCCAGCGCAGGGATTCGGTGGGCATCTCCCCGATATCGAACAGCCGGGGATAGACCGTTACCTCCGCCTGCACCGCCCGGCTGCCGCTGGCGTGCTTAATGCCCACCAGGTCGCCCACCGACAGGTTGACCGATTCCAGCTTATAATAGCCCCGCTTCAGGCATTTGACCTTGTGCCGGCGGGTGATGCGCCGGTAACCCGGCAGGAAAAACAAACTGCGGTGATACCGCCCGCCGCTGACCGTCAGGTCGCTCTGGCCGTGGAACTGCAGATTTTGAGAAATGTAGGATTCAACCCGCAGCCAGGGCAGGGGCAGTAGCTTGGCGTTGGAGATCACCTCCACCAGCTCGATCTCCTCGCCCTCGTACGCCTCCGAGGTTGAAAATGTCCTTTTATAGCCGATCTTGAGCGGGCCGGCCAGCGCAAACAGCCAGGCCTGCGCCAGGCACAGCACGCCGATGGCTACCAATAGCCAAACTACGCTCATTTCAGGCCTCCTGCTCCAGATCCTCCGTGGGGGCGGGCACCGCTTCCAGTATTTTGGCGATCACGCCGGCAGCGCCCTCTTTTTGCCCTAAAATGCCCCGGCGCATCATGATGCGGTGGCCCAGCACAGGCAGAGCCATCGCCTTAACGTCGTCAGGCAGCACATAATCCCGCCCCCGGGAAAGCGCCAGAACCTGGCAGGTACGCATCAGCGCCTGTAACCCGCGGGGGCTGACCCCCAGGGATACCCCCTCAAAAGAGCGGGTGCGGGTGACGATCTCGATCATATACTGCGCAACGGGCTTGGATACATAGACCTGGTGGAAGCTGCACTGGGCATCATAAAGCTCCTGGGCGGTAGCCACGCTTTGCAGCGCGCCCAGGGGATCGGCTCCCTTAAAGCGGTTTAATATTTCCAGGCTGTCCTCATCGGAAGGATAGCCCATGGACAGGCGCACCAAAAAGCGGTCCAGCTGGGCTTCGGGCAGCGGGAAGGTGCCCTGGGTCTCCACCGGGTTTTGCGTGGCGATGACGAAAAAGGGCTCCTCAAGTTTATAGGTCTCCCCATCGGAGGTGACCTGATGCTCCTCCATGGCCTCCAGCAGGGCCGATTGGCTGCGCGGCGTGGCGCGGTTGATCTCATCGGCCAGCAGAATATGGGTAAAGACCGGCCCGCGCTTAAACTCAAATACGTTCTCCTTTTGGTTAAAAATGCTGGCCCCGGTAATATCCGCAGGCAAAAGGTCGGGCGTAAACTGCACCCGTGAAAAGCCGGCCGCCAGGCTCTTGGCCAGGCTGCGGGCCAGCAGCGTCTTACCCGTGCCCGGCACATCCTCCAGCAGTACGTGTCCACCGGCCAGCACCGCCACCACGACCTTTTCGATCACATCGTCCTTCCCCACGATGACCTTGCTGATATTCTCGATCAATTTTCCCGGTAACGCCATTAATTGCTGCAATTCCATCATCAGTTCCCCCTTATCTTCGCGCCTGCGCGCCTTTTTTTGTAAAAGGCCCTGCCTTGCGGCGGGCCGGGTTTACGAGCTGTATATCATAAGCTTAATTTATTTCGCCCGCTAATCAACCCCTCATATTTTAGGTTAATCCCCATATTTTTGATATTTACGCCCTCTAAGCCGGCCTATAGACGCGTATAAATCCGCCGTGCTGCTTCTACATGAGCCCGCCCGGCTGCATGCGGGCTGTAGCGCACCAGGTTGTAGCCCTGTGCCAGTAGGTCAAGCTCCTCCTTTGTTACCTGTTCTATCCAGGCCTTGCGCGCCACTTCGCTGGGCGTGGCGGCTGCCAGATATCCCTGGGCCGGGTCCTTTGCCAGCCGCCTTTTGACGCGCTCATAGGCCAGGCGCAGCCGCTGCGCATCATCCTGGCAGTCCTCCCACATCTTTTGGGATGCGGCTGTATATCGCCTGCGGCGCCGCCGGCGGCGCGTTTCCCGCTCCAGAATCTCCTCCTCATCGGTAAATCCGGTTTCCTCCACCCACTGGCTCCGGTCCTTTTTCTCTTTCCGGCCCAGGATCCACCTGTAGACCAGCCGGTAAAGCCCATACACCGCCAGGCAGGCTACTGCCACAAACAAAACCCCGCTGATGATCTGCAATAGGCGAATCAGCCACTCCGGCGCCATGCCCGGCTCAAACTCCACCTCCAGCCCCTCTCCCGGTTCGTCCTCAACCGCGGGCAACGTAAGCCCGATGAGATAGCGTATAAAGCCGATGACCGCTCCGATCCCCTGGCCGATCAGCTCCGTCAGGCGCCAAAGTCCCTCCTGCCACAGCGGCAGGGTCATCACTGCCAGCCCCAGGATCAGCAATGGGATGAGCATCAGCCGCCCCGCGCGCAATATATACCGGGGGATGGCAGCGTTCTCTCCCGCCGCATGGCCGATGGCCAGGCGGTTCAGCGCCAAAATGGCCAAAACGATATAAGCGCCGCCCAGGATGCCTAACCGCGCCTGCACCTCCTTCACCGGGCATAATAGGCCAAAAAGCAGCGCACAGGCAAAATAAGCGCCCAGCCCTGTCCCCAGTATCGCCGGCCGCAAGGGGCTTGGCAGCGGCCGCTCGGTCAATAAAAAGCCGCAGGCGGGCAGGGCCGTCATTCCCAGCACCCAGGCAGCGGCGAACCAGGTCTGCCATACTGTAAATTTGCCGCTTATAAAAATGTACTGATAAGTCAGTGTCCCTACCATCAGCCCCGCAAAGATAGCGCCTACCAACGCCGCCGTTCTGCACCTTACCCGCTCGCCCCGCATGATCCGCCCACAGGCCGCGCCGCAGCCTAGCGCCAGCAGCACTTCGGCCGTGATTTTGGGCCAGTGCCCCTGTGCCAGCAATCCCTGTGCGGCAGTTTCGGCAAAGGGATAAATAAAAAGCAGGCCCATCAGTACCGCAAAAGCCTTTTGCATCCTCCTGTCCCCAACCAAACGCTCCCGTTTGGACAACCTGCCCTGCATAAATTCGCCCCCAATATATCCGATATGCACAATAGAGTATATTAAACTTCATACAGTCGATTTAAAAATAGAATAAGTAAAATAAATTTGAGTAGTATATACAACTACAAAATTCGCTTCTATGCGCAAGGCTCCCCTCCCAATTTTTTTGCTTCTCTTTCATTATTTTTGGAAAACCAGCCTATTTAATTTCGCATCACTCATGCAAACATATGGACATGACTCTTTGTTCACCGAAAAGCGCATTGGCGGGTAGATATATTTCATTTTTTGGAATATCAAAAAACCCGCGTCCCATAGGACGCGGGCAGAAGTACTACCAATATGCTATTTCAGGATACATCGCCGCTGGCGCGTCTTTCCT
Above is a genomic segment from Luoshenia tenuis containing:
- a CDS encoding DUF4129 domain-containing protein, which translates into the protein MQIGMGFLMLYPVCEAALQGFLAGGSCIPGTALLLGILLLGALAGLETRKAKVGVAVLVLLALLAGSFLAAFFPWMGVQLQTVWMVAAPAVAAVGFFVARMDIPSTLDVRLLPVGFGLYLVVALVFGWFFPMPGAGERLGAFGSVYVVIAVLMINATSVREAGAGSAPRSVRRGGRMMVIPVIVLALLMMNGPLVGRALQGFLWVIAQGIGAFVAGLGWIMSLFAQNTPEGLAPAAPESLELEPTVETPQWLQIVMWVVAALIVAFILFMAVRWLIRALKRLMERTAPSGRYAQGDGYVDEEEDIVQAKRRGWFSRLLHRMRRKGWKDCADDTERVRLAYRRVLDHLEEQEAQNPLTLLTPNELAGQAQLRRVPKGTLQALAQGYNLARYSRRAPDKEQVEAARKVYGQL
- a CDS encoding AAA family ATPase, which codes for MMELQQLMALPGKLIENISKVIVGKDDVIEKVVVAVLAGGHVLLEDVPGTGKTLLARSLAKSLAAGFSRVQFTPDLLPADITGASIFNQKENVFEFKRGPVFTHILLADEINRATPRSQSALLEAMEEHQVTSDGETYKLEEPFFVIATQNPVETQGTFPLPEAQLDRFLVRLSMGYPSDEDSLEILNRFKGADPLGALQSVATAQELYDAQCSFHQVYVSKPVAQYMIEIVTRTRSFEGVSLGVSPRGLQALMRTCQVLALSRGRDYVLPDDVKAMALPVLGHRIMMRRGILGQKEGAAGVIAKILEAVPAPTEDLEQEA
- the uvrC gene encoding excinuclease ABC subunit UvrC — encoded protein: MAQWPKEVEETLKNIPDHPGVYLMRDAQDTIIYVGKAISLKRRVRQYFQSTQKHGAKVRAMVAKIARIEYILADGELEALILECNLIKRYRPHYNILLKDDKQYPYVRINLKEPYPRVEIARRIADDGARYFGPYIGAHSLRDVLNTLKKTFPIRTCKKAIAPGMRPERPCLNYQIGACMAPCAGLVTPEEYREVIDQVILFLSGKYEDIVSGLQEKMADAAQKMEYERAAIYRDRIAMIERVMQRQKAISTGLEDRDVLALAEEGPLGVVQVTNIRAGKMIGSQHYPVNPPLEAGPGEILADFITQTYGEDTFIPREILVASPLPSPEVYEQWLSEKRGSRVYVLCPQRGEKKRLVELTQDNAQERLRRILQKEQVEHQRTIGAMEDLQKILHLPKVPWRIEGYDNSNIQGTNPVSVMVVAEGGKANPKAYRRFKVKTVEGPNDYETMREVLTRRFTHGFAELQKRREEGIPDDAPGGKFLPLPDLVLIDGGKGQLGIALEVWEALGLNIPVLGLAERYEEVFLPGRSDPVVLPRNSLALQLLQRVRDEAHRFGITFHRSLRSKTMVQSALEQLPQVGPARRRALFAHFGTVSAMEKATLEEICAVPGMNRPAAQALYAHFHGEQTETANETEQ
- a CDS encoding DUF58 domain-containing protein, giving the protein MSVVWLLVAIGVLCLAQAWLFALAGPLKIGYKRTFSTSEAYEGEEIELVEVISNAKLLPLPWLRVESYISQNLQFHGQSDLTVSGGRYHRSLFFLPGYRRITRRHKVKCLKRGYYKLESVNLSVGDLVGIKHASGSRAVQAEVTVYPRLFDIGEMPTESLRWQGDVVVRRYIQSDPYLVNGIRDYAAGDRQKDIHWAATARRGHLQVKTHDFTASPRVMMVVNVQRDAGQWGELGEQEAEVIERGISYAASLAAWAVSLGLEAGMTTNGDIDGLQEPLYIEPAGGNDQLRSILGALAHLRIHRKLTLPTLLEQVEAMLPGGMDFAVVSNYWDETLEMHAGRLRALGNTVTYLPIPQAEGDRAAS
- a CDS encoding DUF4129 domain-containing protein encodes the protein MQGRLSKRERLVGDRRMQKAFAVLMGLLFIYPFAETAAQGLLAQGHWPKITAEVLLALGCGAACGRIMRGERVRCRTAALVGAIFAGLMVGTLTYQYIFISGKFTVWQTWFAAAWVLGMTALPACGFLLTERPLPSPLRPAILGTGLGAYFACALLFGLLCPVKEVQARLGILGGAYIVLAILALNRLAIGHAAGENAAIPRYILRAGRLMLIPLLILGLAVMTLPLWQEGLWRLTELIGQGIGAVIGFIRYLIGLTLPAVEDEPGEGLEVEFEPGMAPEWLIRLLQIISGVLFVAVACLAVYGLYRLVYRWILGRKEKKDRSQWVEETGFTDEEEILERETRRRRRRRRYTAASQKMWEDCQDDAQRLRLAYERVKRRLAKDPAQGYLAAATPSEVARKAWIEQVTKEELDLLAQGYNLVRYSPHAAGRAHVEAARRIYTRL